Proteins from a genomic interval of Bacteroidota bacterium:
- a CDS encoding T9SS type A sorting domain-containing protein: protein MKRTRFTTFLFSALILLLHFQSFSQSETFRCGTDEMRRQRIALHPEILAEEAKLEDFTKQYIQNNKSSQAQRSEPIIIPVVFHILHQGGAENISNEQIMDQLRILNTDYNKRNADTSLVIPSMQQYIGNIGIEFRLANIDPKGNITNGIDRINTVQTFVGDDYSKLSSWPREKYLNVWTAKTMREGAAGYAYYPGGVSSIYNTPSMDGIMILHNYVGSIGTSTPVRSRALTHEIGHYLNLKHTWGDTNSPRMSCGDDEVDDTPLTKGWDFCPYPQNAQECNPGVIENYQNYMDYSYCSNMFTEGQKDRMLAALSSTVSQRSNLYSGENLIATGVLNTVPLVGVPVADFALSKRYACSNQSVYFYDASDNAQIDEYYWEFDNASPSSSTLKNPVVQFLDYGWHRVSLTVRNLDNPDKSSTKVDSFAVFTGYSNGLYYAPYYEGFEYSSIFDVDWASVNYDQNNTRFQQTNEVSHTGTGSAFVNNYFTRANRDIDEIVSPGIDMSSLAPDQMTLSFFYSLASWNGFPPSWEDSLVVSASSDCGVNWKNIYKIGGTRLVMGSWVGSWKPLQEAGSWKKVNISIPSNLNLRQPNVRFRFQLFSSIQTNNFYLDDINIGNVMVTGLNETASIEEATLFPNPTNGYTILNLSLLKAGKVSVAVYDLNGREVMQPVESFVNEGMNRMELDGSMLNSGIYVLRIISGDTQIQRKLVKD from the coding sequence ATGAAAAGAACTCGTTTTACTACTTTCTTGTTTTCTGCCCTTATTCTTCTGCTTCATTTTCAATCCTTCTCTCAAAGCGAAACCTTTCGGTGTGGCACTGATGAAATGAGGAGGCAGCGCATTGCTTTGCATCCTGAAATTCTTGCGGAAGAAGCGAAACTCGAAGACTTTACTAAGCAATACATCCAGAACAATAAGAGCAGTCAGGCACAACGTTCTGAGCCTATTATCATTCCAGTAGTTTTTCATATTCTCCATCAGGGAGGAGCAGAAAATATTTCAAATGAGCAGATAATGGATCAATTGCGTATTCTGAATACAGACTACAATAAACGCAATGCAGATACTTCACTGGTCATTCCCTCCATGCAACAATACATTGGAAATATCGGCATAGAATTTCGATTGGCCAATATAGATCCAAAGGGAAATATTACCAACGGTATAGACCGTATTAACACGGTACAAACATTTGTGGGCGATGATTATTCCAAACTAAGTTCATGGCCACGAGAAAAATATCTGAATGTCTGGACCGCAAAAACCATGAGGGAAGGTGCAGCAGGCTATGCCTACTATCCGGGAGGAGTTTCGAGTATTTATAATACACCAAGCATGGATGGCATTATGATTCTTCACAATTACGTGGGCAGCATAGGCACCTCCACTCCGGTTCGGTCACGTGCTTTGACGCATGAAATCGGGCATTACCTGAATCTAAAACACACTTGGGGAGATACCAATAGCCCACGTATGTCTTGTGGAGATGATGAGGTAGATGATACTCCTTTAACTAAAGGATGGGATTTTTGTCCCTATCCTCAAAATGCGCAGGAATGTAACCCCGGAGTGATTGAAAATTATCAGAACTATATGGATTATTCCTATTGCTCAAACATGTTTACAGAAGGTCAAAAAGACAGGATGCTAGCCGCTTTGAGTTCTACAGTTTCTCAGCGATCTAATTTATATTCTGGCGAAAATCTGATTGCGACAGGCGTGCTGAACACCGTGCCATTGGTCGGTGTGCCGGTGGCAGATTTTGCTTTGTCCAAGCGGTATGCCTGTTCAAATCAATCTGTATATTTTTATGATGCTTCGGATAATGCTCAGATAGACGAATATTACTGGGAGTTTGACAATGCAAGTCCCTCCAGTTCCACGCTTAAAAACCCGGTAGTTCAATTTCTTGATTATGGTTGGCATCGGGTCAGTTTGACCGTACGTAATCTTGATAACCCCGATAAGTCCAGTACAAAAGTAGACTCGTTTGCCGTGTTCACCGGATACAGTAATGGGTTATACTATGCGCCTTACTATGAAGGATTTGAATACTCAAGCATTTTTGATGTTGACTGGGCATCCGTAAACTATGACCAGAACAATACCCGGTTTCAACAAACCAACGAAGTCTCACATACCGGTACGGGAAGTGCCTTTGTCAATAATTATTTCACTCGTGCAAACCGTGATATAGATGAAATTGTTTCGCCCGGAATAGATATGTCTTCTTTGGCTCCTGATCAAATGACGCTTTCATTTTTTTACTCCCTAGCAAGTTGGAACGGGTTTCCTCCTTCTTGGGAAGATTCATTAGTAGTTTCTGCCTCAAGCGATTGTGGTGTGAATTGGAAAAATATTTACAAAATCGGAGGCACCCGGTTGGTCATGGGCAGTTGGGTAGGCTCTTGGAAGCCTTTGCAAGAAGCGGGTTCTTGGAAAAAGGTGAATATCTCTATTCCATCAAATCTCAATCTGAGGCAGCCGAATGTGCGTTTCCGTTTCCAACTGTTCAGTTCGATCCAAACCAACAACTTCTATTTAGATGACATCAATATCGGTAATGTGATGGTGACCGGTCTGAATGAAACAGCGTCGATTGAAGAGGCCACTCTTTTCCCTAATCCAACAAATGGCTATACGATATTAAATCTCTCTTTACTAAAAGCGGGAAAAGTCAGTGTAGCTGTTTATGATCTGAATGGCCGAGAAGTAATGCAGCCGGTTGAATCCTTTGTTAACGAAGGAATGAATCGTATGGAACTGGATGGCTCTATGCTAAATTCGGGAATTTATGTGTTGCGCATTATTTCGGGCGATACACAAATCCAAAGAAAATTAGTGAAAGATTAG
- a CDS encoding magnesium transporter CorA family protein has product MKTFLKDGIGLVSIEKWEAKCWINIEQPTQEDKAYLLQEIQIPEAFYNDIEDVDERPRIEIEDGWTLIILRLPYKSADLKSPFSTIPLGLIFKGDIFVSICFHNSEVIPDFITYTKRKRIKIKDSYYLVFRLLLSSSVWFQKYLKQINQNIKSAENQLEKSIRNEDLQTLLQLEKCLVFFTTSLKGNDILVHRLKNTKHLKDTFDYELVEDVEIELRQALETTNVYSNILSGMMDAYASVISNNLNVIMKQLTSISLILMIPTLIASLYGMNVPNALENNKSGFWIVLLISLGFSSFGVIIFMKRKWF; this is encoded by the coding sequence ATGAAGACCTTTTTAAAAGACGGAATTGGCTTAGTTTCAATTGAAAAATGGGAAGCAAAATGTTGGATAAATATTGAACAGCCGACCCAAGAAGACAAAGCATATTTGCTTCAAGAAATTCAAATTCCCGAAGCGTTCTATAATGATATAGAAGATGTGGATGAAAGACCCCGCATCGAGATAGAAGATGGATGGACTTTGATAATTTTAAGACTTCCTTATAAAAGTGCTGATTTAAAATCGCCCTTTTCCACCATCCCTCTTGGGTTGATATTCAAAGGCGATATTTTTGTTTCCATCTGTTTTCATAATTCCGAAGTAATTCCGGATTTCATTACTTATACAAAAAGGAAAAGGATAAAAATTAAAGACAGTTACTATTTAGTTTTCAGATTGCTATTATCATCAAGCGTCTGGTTTCAAAAATATTTAAAACAGATAAACCAAAATATCAAGTCCGCTGAAAATCAACTGGAGAAATCAATTAGAAATGAAGACTTGCAAACCTTATTGCAACTAGAAAAGTGTTTAGTCTTTTTTACGACTTCTTTAAAAGGCAACGACATTTTGGTCCATAGACTAAAAAACACGAAGCATCTTAAAGATACCTTTGACTATGAATTGGTGGAAGATGTTGAAATTGAATTAAGGCAAGCACTTGAAACGACTAATGTCTATAGCAATATTCTAAGTGGTATGATGGATGCTTATGCTTCGGTAATATCTAATAACCTTAATGTTATTATGAAGCAACTTACATCCATTTCTTTAATTTTAATGATACCGACTTTAATTGCAAGTTTATATGGAATGAATGTGCCCAATGCACTGGAGAATAACAAATCTGGCTTTTGGATAGTTCTATTGATATCATTAGGTTTTTCATCTTTTGGAGTAATTATTTTCATGAAAAGAAAATGGTTCTAA
- a CDS encoding catalase has product MKDEKKKLTSVSGRPIAENQNVKTAGKKGPMLLEDFWFLEKLAHFDREVIPERRMHAKGSGAFGTFTVTHDITKYTKAKIFSTIGKKTDLFVRFSTVAGERGAADAERDIRGFAIKFYTEEGNWDLAGNNTPVFFLKDPYKFPDLNKAVKRDPKTNLRSANHNWDFWTLLPEALHQITIVMSDRGIPKTYRHMHGFGSHTFSFINAKNERYWVKFHFKSVQGIQNLTNAEAAAIVGKDRESNQRDLFTAIEKGDFPKWELKVQIMPEAEAKTYRFDPFDLTKVWPHGDYPLIDVGVMELNKNPENYFADVEQAAFNPANVVPGIGFSPDKMLQGRLFSYGDAQRYRLGVNHYQIPVNKPKCPFHNFHRDGAMRIDGNEGSTLHYEPNSYGQWQEQKEFVEPSLELEGAAFHYDHREDEDYYTQPGNLFRILTAEQKQVLFDNTAAEVGGAEKFIQERHISNCYKADPAYGKGVAMALGINISDLKL; this is encoded by the coding sequence ATGAAGGACGAAAAGAAAAAACTCACATCGGTTTCAGGGAGACCAATAGCCGAAAATCAAAATGTAAAGACAGCAGGGAAAAAGGGCCCCATGCTGTTAGAAGACTTTTGGTTTCTTGAAAAACTGGCTCATTTTGATAGAGAAGTAATTCCCGAAAGAAGAATGCATGCTAAAGGTTCTGGTGCTTTTGGAACTTTTACGGTTACTCATGACATTACCAAATACACCAAGGCAAAAATATTTTCGACGATTGGCAAAAAAACAGATTTGTTTGTTCGTTTTTCGACCGTTGCCGGGGAGCGTGGTGCAGCAGATGCAGAAAGAGATATTCGAGGATTTGCCATTAAGTTTTATACCGAAGAAGGTAATTGGGATTTAGCCGGGAATAATACACCGGTATTCTTTCTTAAAGACCCTTATAAGTTTCCTGATTTGAACAAAGCGGTGAAACGCGACCCCAAAACAAACCTGCGAAGCGCCAATCACAATTGGGATTTTTGGACCTTGCTGCCCGAAGCACTTCATCAAATTACCATTGTCATGAGTGATAGGGGAATTCCTAAAACCTACAGACACATGCACGGTTTCGGAAGCCATACCTTTAGTTTTATTAATGCTAAAAACGAACGGTATTGGGTGAAGTTTCATTTCAAATCGGTGCAAGGAATTCAAAACCTGACCAATGCTGAAGCAGCGGCAATCGTAGGCAAGGACAGAGAAAGCAATCAAAGAGATTTGTTTACGGCGATTGAAAAAGGTGATTTTCCTAAATGGGAATTGAAAGTCCAAATCATGCCGGAAGCAGAGGCTAAAACCTACCGTTTTGATCCGTTTGATTTGACCAAAGTATGGCCACATGGCGATTATCCCTTGATAGATGTGGGGGTTATGGAGCTCAATAAAAATCCGGAAAATTATTTTGCTGATGTGGAGCAAGCTGCTTTTAATCCGGCTAATGTGGTTCCCGGCATCGGGTTCTCTCCAGATAAAATGTTACAAGGACGATTGTTCTCCTACGGCGACGCACAACGTTATAGATTGGGAGTCAATCATTATCAAATCCCGGTAAATAAGCCCAAGTGTCCATTTCATAATTTCCATCGCGATGGGGCCATGCGTATAGATGGCAATGAAGGCTCCACGCTGCATTATGAACCTAACAGCTACGGACAATGGCAGGAACAAAAGGAATTCGTAGAGCCTTCTTTAGAATTAGAAGGTGCTGCATTTCATTATGACCACCGGGAAGATGAAGACTATTACACACAACCGGGTAATCTTTTTAGAATCTTGACGGCAGAACAAAAACAAGTGTTGTTTGACAATACGGCTGCTGAGGTTGGCGGTGCCGAAAAATTCATTCAAGAAAGGCATATTTCTAATTGCTATAAAGCAGACCCTGCTTACGGGAAAGGTGTTGCTATGGCTTTGGGAATCAATATCAGTGACTTGAAGTTGTAA
- a CDS encoding hemerythrin domain-containing protein, which yields MNKPLYQFFAEDHHRIDQLLYKMTEQPNEIEMNYYHQFRNRLLRHIKMEEKILFPAAKRADQTLMQELIPRYRLEHGALTALMVPPPTTSIIGVVRYLLERHNLAEEEPGGLYEICEALTHDQTQELLDQLIVTEEVPLHPPNPAPIAIEAARRALARAGYDFDEIVQLSNE from the coding sequence ATGAATAAGCCCTTGTATCAATTTTTTGCAGAAGATCATCACCGGATTGATCAGTTGTTGTATAAGATGACTGAGCAACCAAACGAAATTGAAATGAATTATTACCATCAATTTCGAAACCGGTTATTGCGGCATATTAAAATGGAAGAGAAAATCCTTTTTCCGGCAGCAAAAAGGGCAGATCAAACATTGATGCAGGAACTCATTCCAAGGTATCGGCTTGAGCATGGAGCACTGACTGCGTTAATGGTGCCCCCACCTACTACATCTATAATTGGAGTGGTTAGGTATCTTTTAGAAAGACACAATCTGGCTGAAGAGGAGCCGGGCGGATTGTATGAAATTTGTGAGGCATTGACGCACGATCAAACGCAGGAGCTTTTAGATCAACTTATAGTTACGGAAGAAGTTCCCTTGCATCCTCCAAATCCGGCACCCATCGCAATAGAAGCTGCCAGGCGAGCTTTAGCGAGAGCAGGCTATGATTTTGATGAAATCGTCCAGCTCTCTAACGAGTAG
- a CDS encoding DUF2249 domain-containing protein, with the protein MDNQIQKEELDMRVLIPIERHKKLIQLFKELPVDESFVFINDHDPIPLYYEFRSIYGDVVGWEYLNRGGREWKVKVTRTEASQGREFTDISTLLDLRKAEENEWKQIVFHRYGMMEQGDTMEIIAAEDPKEIHAIFVNKFEGQHAWIYKKQEPNEYVIHITKKVKSGLGDDGFSVVNEFDLRPFPPTERHEMFYKAFADIKSGEAFEFINDHDPLPLYYQMEAESKEPFKWEYIEKGPEKWKVRVIKTKK; encoded by the coding sequence ATGGATAATCAAATACAGAAAGAAGAGTTGGATATGCGCGTGCTTATCCCTATTGAAAGACATAAGAAATTGATACAGCTCTTCAAGGAATTACCCGTTGATGAAAGTTTTGTTTTTATCAATGATCACGATCCTATCCCTCTCTATTATGAGTTTCGTTCGATTTATGGAGATGTGGTTGGTTGGGAATATCTCAATCGTGGAGGCAGAGAGTGGAAGGTGAAAGTTACTCGTACAGAGGCCTCACAGGGAAGAGAGTTTACGGATATATCCACTTTGCTTGACCTTAGGAAAGCAGAGGAAAATGAGTGGAAACAAATTGTATTCCACCGGTACGGTATGATGGAGCAAGGTGATACCATGGAAATTATCGCTGCAGAAGACCCAAAAGAAATTCATGCAATTTTTGTAAATAAATTTGAGGGACAACATGCTTGGATATATAAAAAGCAAGAGCCCAATGAATACGTTATTCACATAACTAAAAAGGTAAAAAGCGGTTTAGGAGATGATGGCTTTTCAGTGGTTAACGAATTTGACTTACGCCCTTTTCCACCCACAGAGCGGCATGAAATGTTTTATAAAGCCTTTGCCGATATAAAATCGGGGGAAGCTTTTGAATTTATCAACGACCATGATCCTTTGCCTCTTTATTATCAAATGGAAGCAGAAAGTAAAGAACCTTTTAAGTGGGAATATATTGAAAAAGGTCCTGAAAAATGGAAAGTGAGAGTCATCAAAACAAAAAAATAA